Below is a genomic region from Bacillota bacterium.
ACAAGGCTATTGTATAATCATGACCTAAGCAAAGTGCCTTTAGCGAGAACACCAAAAACATTGCAGTTATCAGTTGAACCGGCAGGATTGACTATGACGGCAACTTTACCGGATACCGAAGAAGCCAGAAGCGTACATACGGCAGTAGATCGCGGCGATTTATCAGGCATGAGTTTTGCTTTTAAAGTTCCGGCAGGCGGTGACAGATACGACGCGAAAACAAACACCCGGACAATTACAAAAATTGAAAAAGTGCTTGAAATTAGTGTGGTTCCATTTCCTGCTTATCCGCAGACCAGTGTTGAAGCCCGAAGCACGATAGACGGCAGTTTATCCACATTCAGAGCCAAGACCGAAACCAAAATAAAAATAAATCAAATTTTAAAAAGGGGATTTTAATATGTTTAAAGATAAAAACGAAGCTTTCAACCATTACCGCACAGCAACCGCAGAAGTAATTGAAACCCGCGCCGCAGAAATCGGCAAGACCATTGATGCCGATGCAAACGCCGACATTGCGGGGTTGAATATTGAACTTGACGGCCTGAAAATGGCAAAGGATAACCTTGAACAGCGCAGCGCCGCCCAAAACAAGTTGACAGGATTTAATCCTATCACTGGCAAAGATTTTGAGAATAAACCCGAACAGCGCACGGACGATATTTTCAGTTCAATGGAATACAGAAACGCTTTCTCCAAAAAGATGTTAAACAAGCCCATGAGTGCCGATGAAAACGCCATTTTTGAGAGAGCGCAGAATCAGGCGCAGATTGAAAACCGCTCGGCGTTTATTTCAACCGGCAACAGTACTGCAGTAATTCCGACCACTATTCTGAACGAAGTTGTTCAGAAAGCGACCACGCAGGGAAACATTCTCCAGTATGTGCGGCAGTTCAATATTCCTGCAAATTTGAGTATTCCAGTAGCCACCCCGGAAGATGCGGCAGAATGGCATACAGAGGGTGCGGCAGTGACACCAAGCACCAATGAACCAGCACATGTTGTATTCAACGCCTATGAGTTGATGAAAGTATTCAGTATGAGTGTTGCGGCCAATGTGATGACGCTTTCGGCCTTTGAATCCTATCTTTCTACCGAACTTTCAAGAACGGTATATGCTGCATTGAACAACGGCGTATTCAACGGCACAGGAACCAATCAGGCACAGGGCATTCTTGCCGCGATAACATGGGATACAACCAATTCAGCAACATTTGCAACAACCGGCTTGAAATATGCCGACGTGCTGAAACTTGCATCG
It encodes:
- a CDS encoding HK97 family phage prohead protease, whose protein sequence is MKEQRVCEIRAEAAADSLILKGMPIVFNQPTVINDRAGSYIEVIERGALDGADLSDTRLLYNHDLSKVPLARTPKTLQLSVEPAGLTMTATLPDTEEARSVHTAVDRGDLSGMSFAFKVPAGGDRYDAKTNTRTITKIEKVLEISVVPFPAYPQTSVEARSTIDGSLSTFRAKTETKIKINQILKRGF
- a CDS encoding phage major capsid protein, which gives rise to MFKDKNEAFNHYRTATAEVIETRAAEIGKTIDADANADIAGLNIELDGLKMAKDNLEQRSAAQNKLTGFNPITGKDFENKPEQRTDDIFSSMEYRNAFSKKMLNKPMSADENAIFERAQNQAQIENRSAFISTGNSTAVIPTTILNEVVQKATTQGNILQYVRQFNIPANLSIPVATPEDAAEWHTEGAAVTPSTNEPAHVVFNAYELMKVFSMSVAANVMTLSAFESYLSTELSRTVYAALNNGVFNGTGTNQAQGILAAITWDTTNSATFATTGLKYADVLKLASLLKAGYAAGAIFAVNNATLFNRIMAVEDTTGRPIFTNPIDGGAGRMLGHTVVVDDYIPTDTILFGNFQYYGLNLSQGIMLEVSRESSFKQGLIDYRAMAVADGKVIIPEAFCKLTLATA